A genome region from Arthrobacter sp. SLBN-100 includes the following:
- a CDS encoding phosphotransferase enzyme family protein, producing MAARGIPVPAAQQALDNSYTAAHDGRHYALFPFIDGRQATWGDAESIARAMRAVHEITDLDLPKTDMDEWCIEALRDRRDHPWIGDRRDEVMANVDRLEAAIERARTIEVLHVVCHHDVLPHNVLVDGGGRVAALLDWGHAMLAPREHDLFAALCGTEAVRFLHAYGSKGLNLTHLEYARLARSLRDLAVRIVNEVDLEGINSWGFDGLWRVDADLALVRPFCDR from the coding sequence CTGGCGGCGCGAGGCATACCTGTACCCGCGGCGCAGCAAGCGCTGGATAACTCCTACACCGCCGCGCACGATGGCCGGCACTACGCGCTGTTCCCTTTCATTGACGGCCGGCAAGCAACGTGGGGCGATGCTGAATCGATCGCACGTGCGATGCGTGCCGTACACGAGATCACCGACCTCGACCTGCCCAAGACCGATATGGACGAGTGGTGCATCGAGGCACTGCGCGACCGACGAGACCATCCCTGGATCGGCGATCGCCGCGACGAGGTCATGGCCAACGTCGACAGGCTCGAAGCAGCGATCGAACGGGCACGCACCATTGAGGTGCTCCACGTCGTCTGTCATCACGATGTACTCCCACACAATGTTCTAGTCGATGGCGGCGGACGCGTCGCGGCACTGCTTGACTGGGGCCACGCGATGCTGGCGCCGCGCGAGCACGACCTGTTCGCCGCCTTGTGCGGGACCGAGGCGGTGCGCTTCCTACACGCTTATGGCTCCAAGGGGCTTAACCTCACCCATCTGGAGTACGCCCGGCTGGCCCGCTCCCTACGCGACCTCGCGGTCCGCATCGTTAATGAGGTTGACTTGGAGGGCATCAATAGCTGGGGCTTCGACGGGCTGTGGCGAGTCGACGCCGACCTCGCGCTCGTTCGACCCTTCTGCGATCGCTGA
- a CDS encoding serine hydrolase domain-containing protein — MLHSNYVALGMLVEKLRGRPIGDVIKTDISEPLGLKGTSMTVAGPPPPNMAHGYLLIDAKQVDVTYPAYQIGSPSGGIVSTVSDLNTFYRALMRGELLKPATVDEMKGADASFYGLGLWRWNDACTNGFAFGHPGDILGYGTASMTSADGNRQVSIAITYPPAPYVEGGENRLDAEIVDIAQITLGNMC, encoded by the coding sequence TTGCTACACTCGAACTACGTTGCGCTGGGAATGCTGGTGGAAAAGCTTCGGGGGCGACCCATCGGCGACGTCATAAAGACGGATATCAGTGAGCCACTGGGATTGAAGGGGACGTCCATGACAGTGGCTGGACCGCCACCCCCGAACATGGCCCACGGTTACCTACTCATAGACGCCAAGCAAGTGGATGTTACATACCCCGCGTACCAAATTGGCTCACCGTCGGGCGGTATCGTTTCCACCGTTTCGGACCTGAACACGTTCTACAGGGCACTAATGCGGGGCGAACTCCTGAAGCCAGCCACCGTTGACGAGATGAAAGGAGCTGACGCTTCCTTCTACGGACTGGGCCTGTGGCGCTGGAACGACGCCTGCACGAACGGCTTCGCCTTCGGCCACCCGGGCGACATCCTCGGGTACGGCACCGCCTCCATGACCAGCGCCGACGGCAATCGCCAAGTGAGCATAGCCATCACCTATCCGCCCGCCCCGTACGTCGAAGGTGGAGAAAACCGGTTGGACGCGGAAATCGTGGATATCGCGCAAATCACCCTCGGCAACATGTGCTGA